In a single window of the Xylanimonas protaetiae genome:
- a CDS encoding YbaK/EbsC family protein, producing the protein MILPALGRLTWVPALDRPDLLAPTVLGALRAWADADDRVAGGVAVAAIDPDHADTATLNEVHGLPPEASANCVLVSGRRGEVERVAACVVPATTFADVNTRVRRLLDVRKASFLSRERAVAESGQEYGGIGPLGLPAGWRLLVDARFAAPGALALQGSGVRHSKVLMPGELLCAIPGAEVVDGLGVDR; encoded by the coding sequence ATGATCCTGCCCGCCCTCGGCAGGCTGACGTGGGTCCCGGCGCTCGACCGTCCCGACCTGCTCGCACCGACCGTCCTGGGCGCGCTGCGCGCCTGGGCCGACGCCGACGACCGCGTGGCGGGCGGCGTCGCCGTCGCAGCCATCGACCCGGACCACGCCGACACCGCCACGCTCAACGAGGTCCACGGACTGCCGCCCGAGGCCAGCGCGAACTGCGTGCTGGTCTCGGGGCGTCGCGGCGAGGTGGAGCGCGTCGCAGCGTGCGTGGTGCCCGCGACGACGTTCGCCGACGTCAACACCCGCGTGCGCAGGCTGCTCGACGTGCGCAAGGCGTCGTTCCTGAGCCGCGAGCGCGCCGTCGCGGAGTCGGGCCAGGAGTACGGCGGCATCGGCCCGCTGGGCCTGCCGGCGGGCTGGCGGCTGCTCGTGGACGCGCGCTTTGCCGCACCGGGTGCCCTGGCGCTGCAGGGTTCGGGCGTGCGGCACTCCAAGGTGCTCATGCCGGGCGAGCTGCTGTGCGCGATCCCGGGCGCCGAGGTCGTCGACGGCCTGGGCGTCGACCGCTAG
- a CDS encoding YbhB/YbcL family Raf kinase inhibitor-like protein, with protein sequence MSLERPYPPDPYSLLPQVPSFTLTSPDVADGQRLDVRFSADGAGASPALEWSGFPAGTQSFAVSVYDPDAPTPSGFWHWNAYDIPASVTSLAADAGAADGGNLPAGAAQVRNDGGSYGFTPAAPPHGDHEHRYFFAVHALDVPTLGIGPEVSNAVVAFNAVFHTLARAVLVGTYQR encoded by the coding sequence ATGAGCCTCGAGCGCCCCTATCCCCCGGACCCCTACTCGCTCCTGCCGCAGGTGCCCTCGTTCACGCTGACCAGCCCGGACGTCGCCGACGGGCAGCGGCTGGACGTCCGGTTCTCCGCCGACGGCGCAGGCGCCTCGCCCGCGCTGGAGTGGTCGGGCTTCCCCGCCGGGACGCAGTCGTTCGCCGTCTCGGTGTACGACCCGGACGCGCCGACGCCGTCGGGCTTCTGGCACTGGAACGCCTACGACATCCCCGCCTCCGTCACCTCCCTGGCCGCCGACGCGGGCGCCGCGGACGGCGGCAACCTGCCCGCGGGCGCCGCGCAGGTCCGCAACGACGGCGGCAGCTACGGCTTCACTCCGGCCGCCCCGCCGCACGGCGACCACGAGCACCGGTACTTCTTCGCGGTGCACGCGCTCGACGTCCCGACGCTCGGCATCGGCCCGGAGGTCTCGAACGCCGTCGTCGCGTTCAACGCCGTGTTCCACACGCTCGCGCGGGCCGTGCTCGTGGGCACCTACCAGCGATGA
- a CDS encoding DNA polymerase Y family protein: MGVAGVDAHVPAAVLTHQGVVAASAVARSAGVRRGMRRRVAQERCPELVLLPADDARDAREFEPVAVAAETVVAGVEVARPGLLLLPSDGAARYHGTEEQLALALVEAVSAAGFEPQVGVADGMLAAVLAARADIIVPPGGSRAFLAPRRTVDLLHAVTDPGSLAAVRGAVDLWWRLGIRTLGDLTALPPDAVLGRFGDLGAWAQRLAGGADLRPPARRRPEEDLVVSAELDPPAVRVDVAAFAARRLAEELHALLSRRGLACGRLRITARTEESTLERVWRTEVLPGSPRAPAAGRGDPWSGGGPATGGLSAARITDRVRWQLEGWLTTAQARRGPRGEGDAEPAPITHLMLAAEEVVLAGTHQPSLWGADDGGDERARRALGRVQGLLGGDAVLTVALQGGRDPRDRVHLVPFGEHVPASRAPDLPWPGALPAPAPATLLPEPQPVHVLTADGAAVTVDARLHLPSPPAAVVEPATTAARRPGGVVPTGSATGFGSAPGSGSAAAGFGSAAGSGAAGSGAAGSGTAAGFGVVGWAGPWPLDERWWEPGGGHRRVLLQVALDDGRGLLLASDGGEWLVEAVYD, from the coding sequence ATGGGCGTCGCCGGCGTCGACGCGCACGTGCCCGCCGCGGTGCTCACGCACCAGGGCGTGGTCGCGGCGTCGGCGGTCGCGCGCTCGGCGGGCGTGCGCCGCGGGATGCGGCGCCGGGTCGCGCAGGAGCGCTGCCCCGAGCTGGTGCTGCTGCCCGCCGACGACGCCCGCGACGCCCGCGAGTTCGAGCCGGTGGCGGTGGCGGCCGAGACGGTCGTCGCCGGGGTGGAGGTGGCCCGGCCCGGGCTCCTGCTGCTGCCCTCCGACGGCGCCGCGCGCTACCACGGCACCGAGGAACAGCTGGCGCTCGCCCTGGTCGAGGCGGTGTCGGCAGCGGGGTTCGAACCGCAGGTGGGCGTGGCCGACGGCATGCTCGCGGCGGTGCTCGCGGCGCGCGCCGACATCATCGTGCCGCCGGGCGGTTCGCGTGCGTTCCTCGCCCCGCGGCGCACCGTGGACCTGCTGCACGCCGTCACCGACCCGGGCAGCCTCGCGGCGGTGCGCGGCGCGGTCGACCTGTGGTGGCGACTCGGGATCCGCACGCTGGGCGACCTGACGGCGCTCCCGCCGGACGCGGTGCTCGGGCGGTTCGGCGACCTGGGCGCGTGGGCGCAGCGGCTCGCGGGCGGCGCGGACCTGCGCCCGCCCGCGCGTCGTCGCCCCGAGGAGGACCTCGTCGTGAGCGCGGAGCTCGACCCGCCGGCGGTGCGCGTCGACGTCGCGGCCTTCGCCGCCCGTCGCCTCGCAGAGGAGCTGCACGCGCTGCTGTCGCGGCGTGGGCTCGCGTGCGGGCGGCTGCGCATCACCGCACGCACCGAGGAGTCGACCCTCGAACGGGTCTGGCGCACCGAGGTTCTCCCGGGGTCCCCGCGAGCCCCCGCAGCGGGGCGAGGAGACCCGTGGAGCGGGGGTGGCCCGGCGACCGGGGGCCTGTCCGCCGCGCGCATCACCGACCGTGTGCGCTGGCAGCTCGAGGGATGGCTGACCACCGCCCAGGCGCGGCGCGGGCCTCGCGGCGAGGGCGACGCCGAGCCCGCGCCGATCACCCACCTGATGCTCGCGGCCGAGGAGGTCGTGCTCGCGGGCACGCACCAGCCGAGCCTGTGGGGCGCGGACGACGGCGGCGACGAGCGGGCCCGCCGCGCGCTCGGCCGCGTCCAGGGGCTGCTGGGCGGCGACGCCGTGCTCACCGTCGCGCTCCAGGGCGGGCGCGACCCGCGCGACCGCGTGCACCTGGTCCCGTTCGGGGAGCACGTCCCCGCCTCGCGCGCCCCGGACCTCCCGTGGCCGGGCGCCCTCCCCGCACCCGCCCCGGCGACGCTCCTCCCGGAGCCGCAGCCGGTGCACGTCCTGACCGCCGACGGCGCGGCCGTCACGGTCGACGCCCGGCTCCACCTGCCGTCGCCTCCCGCCGCGGTGGTCGAGCCGGCCACCACCGCTGCGCGGCGGCCCGGCGGGGTGGTGCCGACTGGCTCGGCGACAGGGTTCGGCTCGGCACCTGGGTCGGGTTCGGCGGCGGCCGGGTTCGGCTCGGCCGCCGGGTCAGGTGCCGCCGGGTCAGGTGCCGCCGGATCAGGTACGGCCGCCGGGTTCGGTGTCGTCGGGTGGGCGGGGCCCTGGCCGCTCGACGAACGGTGGTGGGAGCCCGGCGGCGGGCACCGGCGGGTGCTGCTCCAGGTGGCGCTCGACGACGGGCGCGGGCTGCTGCTGGCCTCCGACGGCGGCGAGTGGCTCGTGGAGGCGGTCTATGACTGA